Part of the Leptospiraceae bacterium genome is shown below.
CTTGTGGATAACAGCATAGTAATCTCAGAAAATATTTATACTTATAAATTGAAAGGTATGACATCTAGTGAAGCGGCTATTCAAGGTACATCAGAGCTTGTTGTTCCTATTGTCGGGTCTTATTTGACGACCGTTGCTGCATTTATTCCAATGCTTTCAATGAGTGGAATTATGGGGAAGTTTATCTATCAAATTCCGCTTATGGTAATTATTACTCTCACGATGAGTTTATTCGAGTCTTTCTTTTTACTCCCTGTTCGAATTGCGAAGTATGGGAGAGATAAGTCGATAGTTAAGGAAACATTTTTCGGAAGGCTCCGCGGCAAATTAGATGTATTCTTTGAAACTGTGATTGCAAAATTTGAATCATTTACGCGGATCTTAATTCGTAGAAGATACCTAACGATATTTGTATTGTTCTTAATTTTTGTGGGGTCGGTCGCCACATTAACACTAATGAAATTTAATCTATTTCCGAAAGAAGGTGTGGAGCAAGTAATTGTAAAAGCTGAGTTCCCACCTTATTATACAGCCAGAGAAACATTGACTAGAATGCAGTATGTAGAACCAATTTTAAATAGAATTCCAAAATCAGAAATCATTGGATATACTGTAAAAATCGGTATTCAACAAATTGATCCTACAGATCCACTTGCTCGTGTAGGTGAACATTTAGGAATGGTGCATCTTTATTTTATTCCTGAAAATGAACGCAAGAGAACGACAGCCGAAATTATGGCAGAGTTGGAAGAAGAGCTTAAAAAAATTCCGAATGCAGAAACTGTATTTATTGAAGAGTTAATCAATGGACCACCGATTGGGGCTGCTGTAACAGTTGCGGTTGAGGGTAAGGACTATAAGACGCTCAAGATTATTTCTAAAGATGTACAGGATTTTCTCGCGAGTATGGACGGAGTAAAAAATATTGCAGATGATTATAAAAAGGGAAGGGAAGAAATCATAATCGCACTTGATTCAGCAAAATCTGCTGCCACTGGTATTAGTGTTGCGACTACGGCTAGTTTTGTGCGAAGTGCATTTGAAGGAAACGAGGCATCTCGATTTAGGATTGGCAAAGAAGAAGTTCGAATCAAAGTCCTAAACGATGACCAGTATAGAATGTCACAAAATGATATAAATCGGGTAAATATTATTAACCGCTATGGACTACTCACTCCTATTTATTCCATTGTAAATATTAACAGTGAACAGGGAATTGAAGCGCTACTTCATTTTGATTTTGAAAAAGCAATCACTATCACGGCTAACGTGGATGAAAAAATTACTACTTCTGGAATAGTAAATGGAAAGTTAATTGATAAGTTCAAAGATGTAGAAAACAAATATCCCGGTTATACGTTGAAGTTTAGAGGGGAAGAGGCTGATACAAATAAGTCGATGGCATCTCTTGCAAGTGCGGGGATTGTGGCGATGTTTGGAATTTTTGCCATTTTGGCGTTGATTTTTAATAATACACTAAAGCCGATTTTTATTATCATGTCTATTCCACTTGGGCTAATAGGTGTTATCTTTGGATTTTTGATTTCGAATAAATCGTTAAGTTTTCTTGCGATGATAGGAATTATAGGATTAGCTGGAGTGATCGTAAATACTTCAATTGTCCTTGTGGATTTTATTGATGAATTGCAAAAGAAAGGATTAGATAAATATGAATCTTTAGTAAAGGCTTCTTCTGGGAGGTTTAGACCTATTATCCTCACTACATTTACTACAATGGCAGGTCTTATTCCGACTGCCTATAGCATTGGCGGATCTGATCCGGTTTTAGTACCGATGACACTTGCTCTTGCTTGGGGACTTGGATTTGGAACTCTCGGAGCTTTAATTTTTATTCCGACTATATTTTCTATTGGATACGATTTTCGGGACAGATGGAAAGAATTTAGAAAAAATTTCAAATTACAAAAGGTTAAGGTAGGAAGTTAAATTTATTTTGGGCTCGAGAGGAATTAATCGAGCTCAATTAATGTTTACATTCTGCTTGGTGAATATGCGTTAGCTTCAAATTCCAAAAAAGTGTTGAGGCAATTGATAACGCTCCGAGAGCATCTGTCCATGGTTTGAATAGAATTGGCATAAACCAATTACTTCCAACTAAGATAATGATTGCAAATAAAAATAAAGCTACTAGTTGGACTTTTCTGTGGATTTTGAAACCGGAGAATAAAGTGAATCCTGCAATTAAAATGGAAACGAGAAGAGAAAGATGTTCTAAAATTTCATTTTCAAAAAAAGCTATTCCAGTCAAAGGAGCCAATAGAATTATTAAAGGAAATGCTAAACAATGAATCGTGCAAGCTATGGATAAAAACATTCCAACAGCACTAATTGAATCTAAGTTTCCTAAATTTTTTCGCAAAATGGATAACATTGTATAAGTTTTACTCTCCCATGCAACATAGTTGCATAAACTTTTTTTGTCAAATCCTTTTATCCTCAAATCAGATACGAAGTAGAAATTCTAAGTTTACAAAAACAATAGAATATTAGAGTTTGGGACTAACGAAAGGAGTCATATGAAAATAATAAAAAAATTTCTAATCAGCCTTGCTGCCCTAATTGCCATTTTAGGTCTCGGATTATTTGCGTTTGTATACAGTCTTACTTATCACCCATCTGATTTAGAGGAACAAAAAGTTAGTTGCAAACCAAATGCACCTACTTTAAATCCAGGACAAATAGTAAAAGTTTTGAATTGGAACGTACAGTTTATGGCCGGAAAAAAATATGTATTCTTTTTTGATGTTCCTAAAGGCGATGGTCCTGATGAAAGACCAGAACCCACTGAAATTCAGAAAACTTTGGCTGAAGTTGCACGGGTTATTAAGGAAGAAAGTCCAGATATAGTTCTACTGCAAGAAGTAGATGACGGAGCCAAAAGAACGGATAATCAAGATCAGCTTCTAGAATTATTAAAG
Proteins encoded:
- a CDS encoding MerC domain-containing protein; protein product: MLSILRKNLGNLDSISAVGMFLSIACTIHCLAFPLIILLAPLTGIAFFENEILEHLSLLVSILIAGFTLFSGFKIHRKVQLVALFLFAIIILVGSNWFMPILFKPWTDALGALSIASTLFWNLKLTHIHQAECKH
- a CDS encoding efflux RND transporter permease subunit, encoding MKSIISYFVYRPLISNLVILFLLLAGGLSLLFIKREAFPNVNLYQVRISTIFPGASPGDVEQKITIPIEEKLREVSGFDTVRSISRNSESEINVKVDIDHKDPDKVVADIRRAVDQVTDLPPQVRDKPLVIEQKSSDFPVMEISVYGGNNEIELQTNAKFIQDELRKVEGVARVDAFAKRKKEWHVLVNPTLKQKYSVGFSDIISSIAERNVSIPGGSINAEYTKDIRVSGEFTEISDLNKLPVRANESGNQIFISQIARLKDTYEKERTLARTNGYDAVNLLIIKKEQSDIIRTVKKIEEKIPFLKKQIPESIQILELNNEGTKTINRLDVVTTNSFQGLILIFIVLFIFFSFRDSVLTSLSLPLSLLGSLLFMPILDISFNLISMLGIIISLGMLVDNSIVISENIYTYKLKGMTSSEAAIQGTSELVVPIVGSYLTTVAAFIPMLSMSGIMGKFIYQIPLMVIITLTMSLFESFFLLPVRIAKYGRDKSIVKETFFGRLRGKLDVFFETVIAKFESFTRILIRRRYLTIFVLFLIFVGSVATLTLMKFNLFPKEGVEQVIVKAEFPPYYTARETLTRMQYVEPILNRIPKSEIIGYTVKIGIQQIDPTDPLARVGEHLGMVHLYFIPENERKRTTAEIMAELEEELKKIPNAETVFIEELINGPPIGAAVTVAVEGKDYKTLKIISKDVQDFLASMDGVKNIADDYKKGREEIIIALDSAKSAATGISVATTASFVRSAFEGNEASRFRIGKEEVRIKVLNDDQYRMSQNDINRVNIINRYGLLTPIYSIVNINSEQGIEALLHFDFEKAITITANVDEKITTSGIVNGKLIDKFKDVENKYPGYTLKFRGEEADTNKSMASLASAGIVAMFGIFAILALIFNNTLKPIFIIMSIPLGLIGVIFGFLISNKSLSFLAMIGIIGLAGVIVNTSIVLVDFIDELQKKGLDKYESLVKASSGRFRPIILTTFTTMAGLIPTAYSIGGSDPVLVPMTLALAWGLGFGTLGALIFIPTIFSIGYDFRDRWKEFRKNFKLQKVKVGS